From Streptomyces zhihengii, the proteins below share one genomic window:
- a CDS encoding Fpg/Nei family DNA glycosylase, with protein MPEGHTIHRLAADYRERFGGRSVRVTSPQGKFTDSAALLDGTVLERTEAHGKHLFLGFPGDEWVHIHLGLFGKVTFGDAPAPPPTDTVRLRLANPASWVDLRGPTACALLTDGEKQAVHDRLGPDPLRPGDDPARAWARISRSRTSIAALLMDQKVVAGVGNVYRAEVLFRHGIDPYRPGRDLTRRAWDAVWADLTALMRDGVRDNRIDTVRPEHTPEAMGRPPRVDDHGGEVYVYRRARQACHVCGGEISTAALAARNLFWCPGCQR; from the coding sequence ATGCCCGAAGGGCACACGATCCACCGACTGGCCGCCGACTACCGGGAACGGTTCGGCGGCCGGTCCGTGCGGGTGACCAGCCCTCAGGGCAAGTTCACCGACTCCGCCGCGCTGCTCGACGGCACGGTCCTGGAGCGCACCGAGGCCCACGGCAAGCACCTCTTCCTGGGCTTCCCCGGCGACGAGTGGGTCCACATCCACCTCGGCCTCTTCGGCAAGGTCACCTTCGGCGACGCCCCCGCCCCGCCGCCCACCGACACCGTCCGGCTCCGGCTGGCCAATCCGGCCTCCTGGGTCGACCTGCGCGGCCCCACGGCCTGCGCCCTGCTCACCGACGGCGAGAAGCAGGCGGTCCACGACCGCCTCGGCCCCGACCCGCTGCGCCCCGGTGACGACCCCGCCCGCGCCTGGGCCCGGATCTCTCGCTCCCGCACCTCGATCGCCGCGCTCCTGATGGACCAGAAGGTCGTCGCGGGGGTCGGCAACGTCTACCGCGCCGAGGTCCTGTTCCGGCACGGCATCGACCCCTACCGGCCGGGCCGGGACCTCACCCGCCGGGCATGGGACGCCGTCTGGGCCGACCTCACCGCCCTGATGCGCGACGGCGTGCGCGACAACCGCATCGACACCGTCCGGCCCGAGCACACCCCCGAGGCGATGGGCCGTCCGCCGCGCGTCGACGACCACGGCGGCGAGGTCTACGTCTACCGCCGGGCCCGGCAGGCCTGCCATGTCTGCGGCGGCGAGATCAGCACCGCCGCCCTCGCCGCCCGCAACCTCTTCTGGTGCCCCGGCTGCCAGCGCTGA
- the pepN gene encoding aminopeptidase N — translation MPGENLSRDEARTRAELLSVEAYHVALDVRSAVGDAEEGAGPRTFRSVTTIRFRAAEPGAPAFVDLVAPAVTGITLNGRELDPAAAFDGARIALDAVDAENVLVVDAQCAYSRTGEGLHRFVDPEDGEVYLYTQYEPADARRVFANFEQPDLKAPFRFEVTAPEGWTVWSNGEGARDADGVWRFAETRPISTYITAVVAGPYHYETDVYERTLPDGTTLRIPLGAMCRKGLARHFDADDIFLVTKQGLDFFHEHFDYPYPFGKYDQAFVPEYNIGAMENPGCVTFREEFVFRGKVTQASYERRANVILHEMAHMWFGDLVTMQWWDDLWLKESFADFMGSFSMVEATRFTNGWVTFANNRKAWAYRADQLPSTHPVTADIQDLEAAKLNFDGITYAKGASVLKQLVAYVGRDAFLEGARRYFKRHAYGNTRLGDLLSVLEETSGRDMKEWSRAWLETSGVNSLTPELSCDAQGRVTELAVTQDGGTLRPHRVVVGLYRVEGAKLVRYASAGADVTGARTEVPGLAGAERPDLVLVNDEDLTYCKIRFDEGSLATLRAHLGDIDDPLARALCWSALWNLTRDALMPARDFVDLVLRFAGRETDIGVLQMLHAWARGALVHYAAPDWREEGGRLLAAGALSELRGAEPGSQHQLTWARFFASVAGGPEDFRLLSGLLDGTARVDGLDVDQELRWAFLAPLAAHGAADEAAIAAELARDDTASGKRHEVRCLASRPSAAVKDQAWAALVESDALSNALVEATIAGFAQPSQRELIAPYAPKYFEAIARVWEERSIQIGMDVVRDLYPSLQEPEATLAATDAWLAAHESAAPALRRLVLESRDDLARAVRAQARDARG, via the coding sequence GTGCCCGGTGAAAATCTGTCCCGCGACGAGGCCCGTACCCGGGCCGAGCTGCTGTCCGTCGAGGCGTACCACGTCGCCCTCGACGTACGGTCCGCCGTCGGGGACGCGGAGGAGGGGGCGGGGCCGCGTACGTTCCGTTCCGTCACCACGATCCGGTTCCGGGCCGCCGAGCCCGGTGCCCCGGCGTTCGTCGACCTCGTCGCCCCGGCCGTGACCGGCATCACCCTCAACGGCCGGGAGCTGGACCCCGCGGCGGCCTTCGACGGCGCGCGCATCGCCCTCGACGCCGTGGACGCCGAGAACGTCCTGGTCGTGGACGCGCAGTGCGCCTACAGCCGGACCGGCGAGGGCCTGCACCGCTTCGTCGACCCGGAGGACGGCGAGGTCTACCTCTACACCCAGTACGAGCCGGCCGACGCCCGCCGGGTCTTCGCCAACTTCGAGCAGCCGGACCTCAAGGCGCCGTTCCGCTTCGAGGTGACGGCCCCCGAGGGCTGGACGGTGTGGAGCAACGGGGAGGGCGCGCGCGACGCCGACGGGGTCTGGCGCTTCGCCGAGACCCGGCCCATCTCCACGTACATCACGGCCGTGGTCGCCGGTCCGTACCACTACGAGACGGACGTGTACGAGCGCACGCTCCCCGACGGCACCACCCTGCGGATCCCGCTGGGCGCGATGTGCCGCAAGGGGCTCGCCCGGCACTTCGACGCGGACGACATCTTCCTCGTCACCAAGCAGGGCCTGGACTTCTTCCACGAGCACTTCGACTACCCGTACCCGTTCGGGAAGTACGACCAGGCGTTCGTGCCCGAGTACAACATCGGCGCCATGGAGAACCCGGGCTGCGTCACCTTCCGCGAGGAGTTCGTCTTCCGGGGCAAGGTGACGCAGGCGTCCTACGAGCGCCGGGCCAATGTGATCCTCCACGAGATGGCGCACATGTGGTTCGGCGACCTGGTCACCATGCAGTGGTGGGACGACCTGTGGCTGAAGGAGTCCTTCGCCGACTTCATGGGCTCCTTCTCGATGGTCGAGGCCACCCGCTTCACCAACGGCTGGGTCACCTTCGCCAACAACCGCAAGGCCTGGGCCTACCGCGCCGACCAGCTCCCCTCCACCCACCCGGTCACGGCGGACATCCAGGACCTGGAGGCCGCCAAGCTCAACTTCGACGGCATCACGTACGCGAAGGGCGCCTCGGTGCTCAAGCAGCTCGTGGCGTACGTGGGACGGGACGCCTTCCTGGAGGGCGCGCGGCGCTACTTCAAGCGGCACGCCTACGGCAACACCCGCCTCGGCGACCTGCTCTCCGTCCTGGAGGAGACCTCGGGCCGGGACATGAAGGAGTGGTCGCGGGCCTGGCTGGAGACCTCGGGCGTCAACTCGCTGACCCCCGAGCTGAGCTGTGACGCGCAGGGCCGGGTGACGGAACTGGCCGTCACCCAGGACGGCGGCACACTGCGGCCGCACCGGGTCGTCGTCGGGCTCTACCGGGTCGAGGGCGCGAAGCTCGTGCGGTACGCGAGCGCCGGCGCGGACGTCACCGGCGCCCGCACGGAGGTGCCCGGCCTGGCCGGCGCCGAACGCCCCGACCTGGTGCTCGTCAACGACGAGGACCTCACCTACTGCAAGATCCGCTTCGACGAGGGGTCGCTCGCCACGCTGCGGGCCCACCTCGGCGACATCGACGACCCGCTGGCGCGTGCGCTGTGCTGGTCCGCGCTGTGGAACCTGACCCGTGACGCGCTGATGCCGGCCCGGGACTTCGTGGACCTGGTGCTGCGGTTCGCCGGCCGCGAGACGGACATCGGCGTGCTCCAGATGCTGCACGCGTGGGCGCGCGGCGCCCTCGTGCACTACGCGGCGCCCGACTGGCGCGAGGAGGGCGGGCGGCTGCTGGCCGCGGGCGCGCTGAGCGAGCTCCGCGGGGCCGAGCCCGGCAGCCAGCACCAGCTCACCTGGGCGCGGTTCTTCGCCTCCGTCGCGGGCGGGCCGGAGGACTTCCGGCTCCTGAGCGGGCTGCTGGACGGCACGGCGCGCGTCGACGGCCTCGACGTGGACCAGGAGCTGCGCTGGGCGTTCCTCGCGCCGCTCGCCGCGCACGGGGCCGCCGACGAGGCGGCGATCGCGGCGGAACTGGCGCGGGACGACACCGCGTCGGGCAAGCGGCACGAGGTCCGCTGCCTGGCGTCGCGGCCGTCGGCCGCGGTCAAGGACCAGGCGTGGGCGGCGCTCGTGGAGTCCGACGCGCTGTCCAACGCGCTGGTCGAGGCGACGATCGCGGGCTTCGCGCAGCCGTCGCAGCGGGAGCTGATCGCGCCCTACGCGCCGAAGTACTTCGAGGCGATCGCGCGGGTGTGGGAGGAGCGGTCGATCCAGATCGGGATGGACGTGGTGCGCGACCTGTACCCGTCGCTCCAGGAGCCCGAGGCGACGCTCGCGGCGACGGACGCGTGGCTCGCGGCACACGAGTCGGCGGCGCCGGCGCTGCGGCGCCTCGTCCTCGAATCCCGCGACGACCTCGCCCGCGCGGTGCGCGCCCAGGCGCGCGACGCTCGCGGGTAG
- a CDS encoding biotin transporter BioY, with the protein MSTAAAPVRSGIVLADLVPASRVRDIALVAGGAVLTGLAAQISVPVPGSPVPVSGQTFAALLVGTALGARRGFASLALYAVAGMAGMPWFAEGASGWSMPSFGYILGMLLAATVVGALARRGADRTVLRTAGSMVLGSVIIYAVGVPYLALATGMSLPAAVSAGLVPFLIGDALKAALAMGALPAAWKLVGRRQG; encoded by the coding sequence ATGAGCACTGCTGCCGCCCCCGTCCGATCCGGCATCGTCCTGGCCGATCTGGTCCCCGCCTCCCGGGTGCGGGACATCGCCCTGGTCGCCGGCGGCGCCGTCCTCACCGGCCTCGCGGCCCAGATCTCCGTCCCGGTCCCCGGCTCCCCGGTCCCGGTCTCCGGCCAGACCTTCGCCGCCCTGCTGGTGGGCACCGCGCTCGGCGCCCGCCGCGGCTTCGCCTCGCTCGCGCTCTACGCCGTCGCCGGCATGGCGGGCATGCCGTGGTTCGCCGAGGGCGCCTCGGGCTGGTCCATGCCGTCGTTCGGCTACATCCTCGGCATGCTGCTGGCCGCCACCGTCGTCGGCGCCCTGGCCCGCCGCGGCGCCGACCGCACCGTGCTGCGCACCGCCGGTTCGATGGTGCTCGGCTCGGTGATCATCTACGCGGTGGGCGTCCCCTACCTGGCGCTCGCCACCGGGATGTCGCTGCCGGCCGCCGTCTCGGCCGGTCTGGTGCCGTTCCTCATCGGTGACGCCCTGAAGGCCGCCCTCGCGATGGGCGCCCTGCCGGCCGCCTGGAAGCTCGTGGGCCGCCGCCAGGGCTGA
- a CDS encoding mycothiol-dependent nitroreductase Rv2466c family protein, whose amino-acid sequence MSDNGKTPVDFWFDPLCPWAWITSRWVLEVEKVRDIEVRWHVMSLAVLNEDKLDQVPEEYREMLETKAWAPVRVVVAAQQEHGDEVVGKLYTALGTRFHNKGEGPTLTAIREALEDVGLPVSLAQYADKDTYDAQLRASHTEGITKVGQEVGTPVIAVPGADGEQVAFFGPVVTPTPRGEAAARLWDGTLLVASTPGFYEIKRTRTQGPSFE is encoded by the coding sequence ATGTCGGACAACGGCAAGACACCGGTGGACTTCTGGTTCGACCCGCTGTGCCCCTGGGCGTGGATCACGTCCCGCTGGGTCCTGGAGGTCGAGAAGGTCCGTGACATCGAGGTCCGCTGGCATGTGATGTCGCTCGCCGTGCTCAACGAGGACAAGCTCGACCAGGTGCCCGAGGAGTACCGGGAGATGCTGGAGACCAAGGCGTGGGCCCCGGTGCGCGTCGTCGTCGCGGCCCAGCAGGAGCACGGGGACGAGGTCGTCGGCAAGCTGTACACCGCGCTCGGCACCCGTTTCCACAACAAGGGTGAGGGCCCGACCCTCACGGCGATCCGCGAGGCGCTGGAGGACGTCGGTCTGCCCGTCTCGCTGGCCCAGTACGCCGACAAGGACACCTACGACGCCCAGCTCCGCGCCTCCCACACCGAGGGCATCACCAAGGTCGGCCAGGAGGTCGGCACCCCGGTGATCGCCGTGCCGGGCGCCGACGGCGAGCAGGTCGCCTTCTTCGGCCCGGTCGTCACGCCCACGCCCCGCGGCGAGGCGGCGGCCCGGCTGTGGGACGGCACCCTGCTGGTGGCCTCCACGCCGGGCTTCTACGAGATCAAGCGCACCCGCACCCAGGGGCCGTCCTTCGAGTGA
- a CDS encoding superoxide dismutase, with the protein MAIYTLPELPYDYAALEPVISPEIIELHHDKHHAAYVKGANDTLEQLAEARDKEAWGSINGLEKNLAFHLSGHILHSIYWHNMTGDGGGEPLEKDGTGELADAIAESFGSFAKFKAQLTKASATTQGSGWGVLAYEPVSGRLIVEQIYDHQGNVGQGSVPILVFDAWEHAFYLQYKNQKVDFIEAMWRVVDWQDVAKRFTEAKGRTPLITP; encoded by the coding sequence ATGGCCATCTACACGCTTCCTGAACTCCCGTACGACTACGCGGCGCTCGAGCCGGTCATCAGCCCCGAGATCATCGAGCTCCACCACGACAAGCACCACGCCGCGTACGTGAAGGGCGCCAACGACACCCTCGAACAGCTTGCGGAGGCGCGCGACAAGGAGGCCTGGGGCTCGATCAACGGGCTGGAGAAGAACCTCGCGTTCCATCTCTCCGGCCACATCCTGCACAGCATCTACTGGCACAACATGACCGGCGACGGCGGCGGCGAGCCCCTGGAGAAGGACGGCACCGGCGAACTCGCGGACGCCATCGCCGAGTCCTTCGGCTCCTTCGCCAAGTTCAAGGCCCAGCTCACCAAGGCCTCCGCCACCACCCAGGGCTCCGGCTGGGGTGTGCTGGCCTACGAGCCGGTCAGCGGGCGGCTCATCGTCGAGCAGATCTACGACCACCAGGGCAACGTCGGCCAGGGCAGCGTCCCGATCCTGGTCTTCGACGCCTGGGAGCACGCCTTCTACCTCCAGTACAAGAACCAGAAGGTCGACTTCATCGAAGCCATGTGGCGCGTCGTCGACTGGCAGGACGTCGCCAAGCGCTTCACCGAGGCGAAGGGCCGCACCCCGCTGATCACCCCCTGA
- a CDS encoding ribose-5-phosphate isomerase, translated as MRVYLGSDHAGYELKNHLVEWLTAHGHEPVDCGPHIYDAQDDYPPFCLRAAERTAADPGSLGIVIGGSGNGEQIAANKVKGVRAALAWSEQTAALGREHNNANVVAVGGRMHSLEESTKFVEIFLSTPYSGEERHTRRIEMLSAYETTGELPPIPAHHPQEPTA; from the coding sequence ATGCGCGTGTACCTCGGTTCCGACCATGCCGGATACGAACTCAAGAACCACCTCGTCGAGTGGCTCACCGCCCACGGGCACGAGCCCGTGGACTGCGGTCCGCACATCTACGACGCCCAGGACGACTACCCGCCCTTCTGTCTGCGTGCCGCGGAGCGGACTGCCGCCGACCCCGGCTCGCTGGGCATCGTGATCGGCGGCTCGGGCAACGGCGAGCAGATCGCCGCCAACAAGGTCAAGGGCGTCCGGGCCGCCCTCGCCTGGAGCGAGCAGACGGCCGCCCTCGGCCGCGAGCACAACAACGCCAACGTGGTCGCCGTCGGCGGCCGTATGCACTCCCTGGAGGAGTCGACGAAGTTCGTCGAGATCTTCCTCTCCACGCCGTACTCGGGTGAGGAGCGTCACACCCGCCGGATCGAGATGCTCTCCGCGTACGAGACCACCGGCGAACTCCCCCCGATCCCGGCCCACCACCCGCAGGAGCCGACCGCCTGA
- a CDS encoding amino acid permease has translation MTSQTTLTKEGDQSPTPGQSPSADGLKAGLKNRHLSMIAIGGVIGAGLFVGSSSGIAAAGPAILVSYALVGLMVVLVMRMLGEMAAASPNSGSFSAYADRALGRWAGFSIGWLYWFFWVVVLAVEATAGAVILEGWIPAVPQWAWALIVMVVLTATNLASVASYGEFEFWFAGIKVVAIGAFVVIGLLAVFGVLPGSDNPGAGFAHLTDSGGFMPHGAGSILTGVLLVVFSFMGSEIVTLAAGESENPRRAVTKATNSVIWRIAVFYLGSIFVVLTLLPWDDESIQEKGSYVAALDSIGIAHAGQIMNVIILTAVLSCLNSGLYTASRMAFSLGERGDAPKAFAKVNAKGVPTAAILGSVVFGFVAVFFNYMWKDTVFLFLLNSSGAVALFVWLVICFTQLRMRGILLREAPEKLTVRMWLFPYLTWAAAAGIVFVLGYMVFDDANREVALLSMLVAAIVVTIGLVLDRRRRNAARVTSG, from the coding sequence ATGACGTCGCAGACGACCCTCACAAAGGAAGGCGACCAGTCCCCCACCCCGGGACAGTCGCCCTCCGCCGACGGTCTCAAGGCCGGTCTCAAGAACCGCCATCTGTCCATGATCGCCATCGGCGGTGTCATCGGAGCCGGCCTGTTCGTCGGCTCCAGCTCCGGCATCGCCGCCGCGGGCCCCGCGATCCTCGTCTCCTACGCGCTCGTCGGCCTGATGGTCGTGCTCGTGATGCGGATGCTCGGCGAGATGGCCGCGGCCAGCCCGAACTCGGGTTCCTTCTCCGCCTACGCCGACCGCGCCCTCGGCCGCTGGGCCGGCTTCTCCATCGGCTGGCTGTACTGGTTCTTCTGGGTCGTGGTGCTCGCCGTCGAGGCCACCGCCGGGGCGGTGATCCTGGAGGGCTGGATCCCGGCCGTTCCCCAGTGGGCCTGGGCGCTGATCGTCATGGTGGTGCTGACCGCCACCAACCTGGCGTCGGTCGCCTCCTACGGCGAGTTCGAGTTCTGGTTCGCCGGCATCAAGGTCGTCGCCATCGGCGCCTTCGTGGTGATCGGCCTGCTGGCCGTCTTCGGCGTGCTGCCCGGATCCGACAACCCGGGCGCGGGCTTCGCCCATCTCACCGACAGCGGCGGATTCATGCCGCACGGCGCGGGATCCATCCTCACCGGTGTCCTGCTGGTCGTCTTCTCCTTCATGGGCAGCGAGATCGTCACGCTGGCCGCCGGTGAGTCGGAGAACCCGCGGCGCGCGGTCACCAAGGCCACCAACAGCGTCATCTGGCGTATCGCCGTCTTCTACCTCGGCTCGATCTTCGTGGTGCTGACGCTGCTGCCGTGGGACGACGAGAGCATCCAGGAGAAGGGCAGCTACGTCGCCGCCCTGGACTCCATCGGCATCGCCCACGCCGGCCAGATCATGAACGTCATCATCCTGACCGCCGTGCTGTCCTGTCTGAACTCCGGCCTCTACACGGCCTCCCGGATGGCCTTCTCGCTCGGTGAGCGCGGCGACGCCCCCAAGGCCTTCGCCAAGGTCAACGCCAAGGGCGTGCCGACCGCCGCCATCCTCGGTTCGGTGGTCTTCGGATTCGTCGCCGTCTTCTTCAACTACATGTGGAAGGACACGGTCTTCCTCTTCCTGCTGAACTCCTCGGGCGCGGTCGCGCTGTTCGTCTGGCTGGTCATCTGCTTCACCCAGCTCCGGATGCGCGGGATCCTGCTGCGCGAGGCGCCGGAGAAGCTGACCGTGAGGATGTGGCTCTTCCCCTATCTCACCTGGGCGGCCGCCGCGGGCATCGTCTTCGTGCTCGGCTACATGGTCTTCGACGACGCCAACCGCGAGGTCGCGCTGCTGTCGATGCTGGTCGCCGCGATCGTGGTCACCATCGGTCTGGTGCTGGACCGGCGGCGCAGGAACGCCGCGCGGGTCACCTCCGGCTGA
- a CDS encoding amino acid permease, translated as MSRTTAPAPADQPDAAQLSHGLKQRHLSMIALGGVIGAGLFVGSGAGIAAAGPSIVVAYALSGLLVMLVMRMLGEMSAANPASGSFSVHAERAIGPWAGFTAGWAFWFLLCVAVGLEAMGAAKIMTNWLPGTPEWAWVALFMLVFCGTNLAAVKNFGEFEFWFAALKVGAIALFLGIGVLAIAGVLPGTEAPGTANLTGDGGFLPNGVDGLVVGLLASVFAYGGLETVTIAAAESEHPVQGVAKAVRTAMWRIAVFYIGSMAVIVTLVPWNDPDVADPDKGPYVTTLAHLDIPGAATALQIVVFVALLSAMNANIYGASRMACSLVARGQGPKAVGRTFGGVPRVAVLVSSVFGFLCVLLSYWRPEDVFQWLLNMIGAIILVVWIFIAVSQLILRRRTEREEPEKLVVRMWLFPVLTWIALLGMGAVFVLMLREEATRLQLLGTGILTVALAAGGLALQKRRESRTADEAERAGSAG; from the coding sequence ATGTCTCGGACCACCGCGCCCGCGCCCGCCGACCAGCCGGATGCCGCGCAGCTCTCGCACGGCCTCAAGCAACGCCATCTCTCGATGATCGCCCTCGGCGGTGTCATCGGCGCCGGGCTCTTCGTGGGCTCCGGCGCCGGCATCGCCGCGGCGGGCCCGTCGATCGTGGTCGCCTACGCGCTCTCCGGGCTGCTCGTCATGCTCGTGATGCGGATGCTCGGCGAGATGTCCGCCGCGAACCCCGCCTCCGGCTCGTTCTCCGTCCACGCCGAGCGCGCCATCGGGCCGTGGGCGGGCTTCACCGCGGGCTGGGCCTTCTGGTTCCTGCTCTGCGTGGCCGTGGGCCTGGAGGCGATGGGCGCGGCCAAGATCATGACCAACTGGCTGCCGGGCACGCCCGAGTGGGCCTGGGTCGCGCTGTTCATGCTGGTGTTCTGCGGCACCAACCTGGCCGCGGTGAAGAACTTCGGCGAGTTCGAGTTCTGGTTCGCCGCGCTCAAGGTCGGGGCCATCGCGCTCTTCCTGGGCATCGGCGTGCTGGCGATCGCCGGTGTCCTGCCCGGCACCGAGGCGCCCGGCACCGCCAACCTGACCGGCGACGGCGGCTTCCTGCCGAACGGCGTCGACGGCCTGGTCGTCGGCCTGCTGGCCTCCGTCTTCGCCTACGGCGGCCTGGAGACCGTGACCATCGCCGCCGCCGAGTCCGAGCACCCGGTGCAGGGCGTCGCCAAGGCCGTGCGCACGGCGATGTGGCGGATCGCCGTCTTCTACATCGGCTCGATGGCCGTCATCGTCACCCTGGTGCCGTGGAACGACCCGGACGTCGCCGACCCGGACAAGGGCCCGTACGTCACCACGCTGGCCCACCTCGACATCCCCGGCGCGGCCACCGCGCTCCAGATCGTCGTCTTCGTGGCCCTGCTGTCGGCGATGAACGCCAACATCTACGGCGCCTCCCGGATGGCCTGCTCGCTGGTGGCCCGCGGCCAGGGCCCGAAGGCCGTCGGCCGCACCTTCGGCGGTGTGCCGCGGGTCGCCGTGCTGGTCTCGTCGGTGTTCGGCTTCCTGTGCGTGCTGCTCAGCTACTGGCGGCCGGAGGACGTCTTCCAGTGGCTGCTCAACATGATCGGCGCGATCATCCTGGTGGTCTGGATCTTCATCGCCGTCTCCCAGCTGATCCTGCGCCGCCGTACCGAGCGCGAGGAGCCGGAGAAGCTGGTCGTGCGGATGTGGCTCTTCCCGGTGCTGACCTGGATCGCCCTGCTGGGCATGGGCGCCGTCTTCGTGCTGATGCTGCGCGAGGAGGCGACCAGGCTCCAGCTGCTGGGCACCGGCATCCTGACCGTGGCGCTGGCGGCCGGCGGCCTGGCCCTCCAGAAGCGCCGCGAGTCGCGCACGGCCGACGAGGCCGAGCGGGCCGGCTCCGCCGGCTGA
- a CDS encoding amino acid permease gives MHDASPQAVTTGAEPLEHGLKQRHLTMLGLGGVIGAGLFVGSGAGISVAGPAIVVSYLIAGALAMLVMRMLGEMSAAMPASGSFSVHAERALGRWAGFSAGWLYWFLLVVVLAAEATAAAQIAHGWAPSVPQWGWVLLFMVVFTAANLTAVRNFGEFEFWFAALKVGALVLFLLLGTLAVFGVLPDTEPAGLSHLTGDGGFLPNGWSGVVSGVLVVVFAFGGLEVVTIAAAETADPARAVGRAVRSAVVRILFFYVGSMLVIVTVLPWTAQKAGVSPFVTVLDSIGVPSAGRIMEIVVFVALLSALNANLYGSSRMIFSLAERREAPRGLLTVSGGGVPRRAVLASVAFGFVSVLLNLKWPDAVFAYMLNAVGAVLLFVWALIAVSQLRLRRRIEREAPEALALRMWAFPYLTWAALAAMAAVLVLMLCDDGARPQLLWSAGATGAVLLVSAVREALARRGRPERPAGGTGG, from the coding sequence ATGCACGACGCGTCGCCCCAGGCCGTGACCACCGGGGCCGAGCCCCTCGAACACGGCCTCAAACAGCGTCATCTGACGATGCTGGGACTGGGCGGGGTGATCGGCGCGGGGCTCTTCGTGGGCTCCGGCGCCGGGATCTCGGTCGCCGGTCCGGCCATCGTCGTCTCGTACCTGATCGCCGGTGCGCTGGCGATGCTGGTGATGCGGATGCTCGGCGAGATGTCCGCCGCGATGCCCGCGTCCGGCTCCTTCTCCGTGCACGCCGAACGCGCGCTGGGACGCTGGGCCGGGTTCAGCGCGGGATGGCTCTACTGGTTCCTGCTCGTGGTGGTGCTGGCCGCCGAGGCGACCGCCGCCGCGCAGATCGCCCACGGCTGGGCGCCGTCGGTGCCCCAGTGGGGCTGGGTGCTCCTCTTCATGGTGGTCTTCACCGCGGCCAACCTCACCGCCGTACGGAACTTCGGGGAGTTCGAGTTCTGGTTCGCCGCCCTCAAGGTCGGCGCCCTGGTGCTCTTCCTGCTGCTCGGCACCCTCGCCGTATTCGGCGTGCTGCCGGACACCGAGCCGGCCGGCCTCTCCCATCTCACGGGCGACGGCGGCTTCCTGCCGAACGGCTGGTCCGGAGTGGTGTCCGGGGTGCTGGTGGTCGTCTTCGCCTTCGGCGGCCTGGAGGTCGTCACCATCGCCGCGGCCGAGACCGCGGACCCGGCCCGCGCGGTCGGCCGGGCGGTGCGCAGCGCGGTGGTGCGCATCCTCTTCTTCTACGTCGGTTCGATGCTGGTGATCGTCACGGTGCTGCCGTGGACGGCGCAGAAGGCGGGCGTGAGCCCCTTCGTCACCGTGCTCGACTCCATCGGCGTGCCGAGTGCCGGGCGGATCATGGAGATCGTCGTCTTCGTGGCCCTGCTGTCGGCGCTCAACGCCAATCTCTACGGCTCCTCCCGCATGATCTTCTCGCTGGCGGAACGCCGGGAGGCGCCCCGGGGCCTGCTCACCGTCTCCGGCGGCGGGGTGCCGCGCCGGGCGGTGCTCGCCTCGGTGGCGTTCGGCTTCGTCTCCGTGCTGCTCAACCTGAAGTGGCCGGACGCGGTGTTCGCCTACATGCTCAACGCGGTCGGCGCGGTGCTGCTGTTCGTCTGGGCCCTGATCGCGGTCTCGCAGCTGCGGCTGCGGCGGCGCATCGAACGCGAGGCGCCCGAGGCGCTCGCCCTGCGGATGTGGGCCTTCCCCTATCTCACGTGGGCCGCGCTGGCGGCGATGGCGGCCGTGCTGGTGCTGATGCTGTGCGACGACGGAGCCCGGCCGCAGTTGCTGTGGTCCGCCGGGGCGACCGGCGCGGTGCTGCTGGTCTCGGCGGTGCGCGAGGCACTCGCCCGCAGGGGGCGGCCGGAGCGGCCTGCGGGTGGAACGGGCGGCTGA